TTCCGGCGATCCGCGTCGTGGCCGAGTCGCTCCTCGCCTTCATCGGGGATTCCACCGGGGTCAAGCGCGACAGCCTCACGCGCCTCCGCCATGCGAACCTCCGCGGCCAGGTCACCGCGATGATCGCGCGCGCCCGCTTCCTCGAAGGGGACACGCTTGCCTTCGACGACGAGGCGCGCGCCCTCTTCGGGGCCGTTCCACCCACGTATCCCGATACCTACTTCGATTCGCTCCTCGCCGAACTCGATGCGCTGCTTCCCGGTCGCGAACCGCTCGCCGCGCGGCTGCAGCGCTTCCGCGCGCGCGTCACCATCCCGCCCGCGAGGGTCGACACCGTCTTCAAGCGCGCCATCGCCGAGTGCCGCGCGCGGACGCAGCGGCACCTCCTGCTCCCGCCCAACGAGCGCTTCGACCTCGAGTACGTGCAGGGCACCAGCTGGAACGCCTACAACTGGTACAAGGGGCGCTACCACTCGCTCATCCAGGTCAACACCGATCTCCCGATCGCGATCGACCGCGCGCTCGACCTCGCCTGTCACGAGGGCTATCCCGGGCATCACGTCTACAACGCGCTCATCGAGGAGACGCTCGTGGACGGGAAGGGGTGGGTGGAGTTCTCGCTCTATCCGCTCTACTCGCCGCAGTCGCTCATCGCCGAAGGGAGCGCCAACCTCGGTATCGACATGGCCTTCCCGGCGGCGGAGCGCCTCGCGTTCGAGCGCGACTCGCTCTTTCCGCTCGCGGGACTCGACCCGTCGCTCGCCGAGACGAACGCGCGCGTGAGCCGCATCAACGAGCGCCTCAACTACGCCCGGAACGAGGTCGCGAGGCGCTACCTCGGCGGCCAGCTCGACCGCGCCGGCGCCGAGGCGGCGATGGCCCGCTATTGGCTGAGCACGCCGGACGCCGCGGCCAAGACGGTGCGGTTCATCGACACCTACCGCAGCTACGTGATCAACTACAACTACGGCCGCGATCGCGTGCAGCAGTGGGTCGAGGCCAGGGCCGGCGCCGAACCCGACGCGCGGTGGAAGGCCTACGAGGCGCTGCTCAGGGCGCCGGCGAGCGCGATACGGTGACGATCGTCCCGGCGGCGGGGAGCGTGAAGGGGATCGTGCGCTCCTGACCGCGTGCCTCCCAGCGCAGCGTGAGGTCGCGCCGCGCCGGGAGGTCGCACACCAGGAACCCGCCGCGCTCGTCGGTGAACGCCTCGCGCAGATGCTCGCGCTTGGTGAAGAGCGTGCGGTCCACCACCACCGGCTCATCCCACGTGACGCGCACGAGGATCCCGCTCACCGACTCCGAATCGACCTGGGCGAGCACGCCGCGGGCCGCGCCGGTGTTCTGCCGCCCGAGGCGCTCCGCGCAGGCGCGGCCGAACTCGCTCGTGGCGAGCGCGCCCTCCACGGGGTCGGCGCGCATGAGGGGCGCCTGCTCATGCAGCACGGCGAGCACCCGCCCGCCGCTCACGCGATGCCCCACGATGTCGATGAGCGTCATGGAGGTGCGCACCAGCGTCGTCGCACCGTCGCTCGTGCGGTAGCCGAGCAGCGGGAAGCGGTGGTACCAGCGCGTGACGAGCCAGTCGCCGTTGGTGAGCGGGAGGAACTCGAGCACACCACCCGCGGCGGCCAACCGCTCCTCGTCGCGCAATCCCTGGTATGTGAACTCCACGCGCTGGAGCGCGAGGGTGCGCGCCTCGAGCACGTACGCCCCTTCGAGGTCGACCAGGCCGCGCCGCTCGCGCGCCGGCCGGAACGCGAGACGCACGACGCTGTCGCCCTGCGGTTGCGCGGTGAAGCAGTGCGTGGACGTGAACCACTCCGAGGCGAGCAACGCCGGTTCCGGCGCGCGGAAGACGCGTTCCCCACCGATGGTCGCGAAGAACCCGCCCGCCTCGAGCTCCTCCGAGGTGGTTGCACGGAACAGGGACGGCAAGGCGCCCGTCCCGCGGCGCATCACCGAGCGGAGCGTGTCCTCGCCGGTCTTGGCCACCCGGTGCTCGAAGGTCGCGAAGCGCGTGCTCACGTCGTTGCGCGCGATCATCGACTGCGCCGCGAGCAGCACCTTCCGCACCTCGCCGAGCGCGGTCGCGAGCCCCGCGCGCTCCTCGGCGTTGCCACGCCCGCAGGTCGTCGCGCCACGGCGCAGCGCCGGGATGCGGATGGGCGTCGCGCCGAGCACCGCCACGAGGTCCGCGACCTCATCGCCGGCGAGCCGTCGCGTCGCGGCGACCGTCGGCGCGAAACCCGTGCGGTGCAGGGTGAGCGTGAGCGTGCGCGCCGAATCGACGAAGAGTGCGAACCGCCCCTCGACGCCGCTCACGCCCTGCGCGACCTCGCGGCCCGCCGAGTCCGAGACGACGACGAGGACCCCGGCGACCGGCGTCGCGCCGTCGGGGAGGACCACGGTGCCCATGAACTGCTGCGCGTGAAGCGCCGGCGCGGTCGCGAGGGCGACGAGCGTCGCCAGCAGCAGGCGGGAACGCGAGGGGCGATGGGGCATGGCGGAACCGTATGGGGGCACCACACCGATACGCAAGCGCGACGGCGACGCGTTGACACCCGTGCCCGGGACTCGTAGCTCTCCCCCGACCCACATCGGAGCACCGCATGGCGAGCCGGGACGAGCGCATCGACGCCTACATCGCGAAGGCCCAGCCCTTCGCCGTGCCGATCCTGGGGCATCTGCGGGCGATCGTGCACGCCGCTTGCCCCGAGGTGGAGGAGACCATCAAGTGGAGCTTCCCGAACTTCATGTATCGCGGGAGCATCCTCTGCAGCATGGCGGCCTTCAAGGCGCACTGCGCCTTCGGGTTCTGGCGCGGACGGCAGCTCGCCGGCGTCACGGACCAGCACGGCGCGGTGATGGGCGACTTCGGCCGCATCGGGTCGCTCAAGGACCTGCCGTCGAAGACCCGTCTCATGGCACTCGTGAAGGCCGCGATGCGGCTCAACGAGGCGGGGGTGAAGCGGGTCGCCAAGAAGAAGGCCGCCCCCCGCAAGCCGCTCCCCGTCCCGAAGGACCTCGCGGCCGCCCTCGGTCGCGACGCGAAGGCCAGGCAGACGTTCGAGGCCTTCTCCCCCAGCCACCGGCGCGACTACATCGAGTGGATCACCGAGGCGAAGACCGATGCGACGCGTGCACGGCGCCTCGCGACGACGCTCGAGTGGCTCGCCGAGGGAAAATCCCGCAACTGGAAGTACGAATGATCCGTCGTCCGCGCGGCATCGCCGCCGCACTTGTCGTGTCGGCGCTCGTCTCCCTCGCGATCCCCGGTTCGTCGGCCGCCGCCCAGCGCCGGACGGAGAACGTCGTGCTCATCGTCACCGACGGGCTGCGATGGCAGGATCTGTATCGCGGACCAGAGCGGCGCTTGATGAGTCGCGCGCTCGGCGGCGTCGGCGACACGACCGAGCTCATCCGTGAGTTCTGGCGCGACGACCCGAAGGAGCGGCGCGCTCGGTTGTTCCCGTTCCTCTGGGGCGAGGTCGCCGCGAAGGGCGCGCTCTTCGGGAACCAGGACGTGGGCAGCGTGGCCCGCATCACCAACACCTACAAGTTCTCGTATCCGGGATACTCGGAGCTCCTCACCGGCTTCTTCGATCCGCGGATCGACAGCAACGGCTATCCCGCCAATCCCAACGTCACCGTCCTCGAGTGGCTCGCCAGGCAGCCGCGCTTCCGCGGGAAGGTCGGGGCGATCGCCACCTGGGATGTCATCAGCAACGTGATCAATGAGGCGCGCGCCGGGATCGACGTGCTCGATGGATGGGAGGAGCCCTTCCCGGGAGCGCAGGGTCGCGACCCGCGGCGCGCGATGGTCAACGAGCTCTATCGCACGAGCCTGCGCTACTGGGACGAGGTCGCGTTCGACGCGCCGATGCAGCTCGCGACCAAGGAGTACATCCGGCTCAAGCAGCCGCGGGTGCTGTTCGTGGGCTACGGCGAGACGGACGAATGGGCGCATGCGCGGCGCTACGACCTCACGCTCCGTTCGGCGCACGCGGTGGACGCCTTCATCGCCGACCTCTGGCGGTACATGCAGGGGATGCGGCAGTACCGCGGCAAGACGACGTTCATCATCACGACCGACCACGGGCGCGGGAGCGGTGGGGATGACTGGACGTCGCACGGGGAGCGGGTCGACGGCGCCGAGGACATCTGGGTGGCGGTGCTTGGCCCTGACACCCCGCATCTTGGCGAGATCCGCGGCGGAAAGGCCATCAAACAGGGACAGGTAGCCGCCACCATAGCGGCACTTCTCGGGTTGGAGGCCGATTTCGTCCGATTCTCTCCCGGGTCGGCTCCCTCCATTAGAGAGGTCGTCCGCTAGCCGCCGCGATCGGCGAGCACGCCATTTGCGTTACCAATCCACTGGGCACTCTTCCTTGGAGTGCAGGCTCGGCTAGTTTCTTCTGCCTAGTGGCTTTGGAGTCCTGATTGCTCGGTCGGCATCTGCCGGTCCTGGGTGGCCCCGCGATGGTTCGGAGGCCAGCCGGGTGACCGGCGTCTCCCTGAAGGCGCGGCGTCGCGTCGCGAGTCTCGCGGTCCTATTGGCCGCGAGCTCTCTCACGACCTGCCGACTCGACGACCTCCTCACACCCGGGGAGATCGGCGCGCTCGCGGCCACCCCCACCGAACTCGCCGACTCCGCCCTCGCCGGCAGCACCGCGCTCCGGCAGTACGATGTCGCGCTCCGCGTCGATGGCACCGGCGAACGACTCCGCTTCGCCGTCGCCGCCGAACTCGGCAGCAGCTGGATCGTGCTCGGCCCCGCCACCGGGACCGCCCCGGGCACCTACAGCCTCTCGGTCGATCCCACCGGGCTCGCCGTCGGCGAGTACGTCGATACCATCCGCTTCACCGCCGAAGGGCCCGACGCCAAGCAGTTGCGCGTCCCCGTGCGCTTCAAGCTGCTCCCCTGCACCGTCACCGATCTCGGCGCGCTGCCGGCCTCGGTGAACGGCACGCTCTCGACCGCCGACTGCGCGTCGCCGCGCTTCACCGATCGCTTCGCGCGCCGCTATCGCATCACCGCGCTGGCCAACGACTCCATCACCGTCCAGCTCGGATCGACCGCCTTCGGGCCCTCGGTCGCCATCGAACGCGTCGGGACGCCCGCGCCCCTCGCGACGAGCACCACCTGTTCCGTCGCGACGGCCGCCGCCTGCGTGCGCTACCTGCATCTCGCGACCGCCGGCGACTACATCATCGAGGCCACCACCAACGGCGCGCGCGCGACCGGCGCCTTCACGCTCTCCGCGTCGCGCCCGCGACCGCCGACGGCCCCCGCGTCACTCGCGCAGCTCACCACGGCTCCACCGGTGACGCCGGTCGCCCTCGCCGGCACGCTCTCGGCCACGCAACTCACGTTGCAGGCCGCCGTCAGCGATCCCGATGGCGACTCGCTCCGGCTCGAGGTCGAGCTCCGTCCCATCGGCAATGCGCTCACCGGCACGGCGACGCATACGAGCGCGCTCGGCATCGGGACGCTCGCGGTCACCGCGACCAGCCTCGCGGATGGCACGGCGTATCGCTGGCGCACGCGCGCCGTCGACGTCACCGGGCGCGCGAGCGCCTGGACCGAGTTCGGCGGCAACGCGGTCGATGCCCCGGACTTCACCGTCGCCGTGCCCGAAGCACCGGGCGTGCCCACCGGGCTCGCCCAGCGCAAGGATGACGGCGTCACCGACATCGCGCTCGGCGGCACCACCGACGAATCGGTCGTGCGTCTTGGCGCGACCGTCACCGACAACGATCCCACCGACCAGATCCGCCTCGAGGTCGAGGTGCGTCCGCTCGGCCAGGCCCTCACGAACACGGCGACCGCCTCGAGCATCCCCGTCACCTCGGGGACCTTCGCCGTCGTCGCCGTCTCGGGTCTCGTCGATGACGTCGGCTATCGCTGGCAGGTGCGCGCCGTCGACCAGACCGGACGGGCGAGCGCGTGGGTCCGTTTCAGTCCCTCCGGCGAGACCTTCCGCGTCGCGCTGCCGCCCACGCAGCTCGCCTTCGTGGTGGGACCGAGTACGGCGGCGGCCGGCGCGGCGATCGGACCCGCCGTGCAGGTGGCCGCCCGTGATGCCGGCGGCGCGACGCTCACGAGCTACACCGGACCGATCACCATCGCCCTCGGCGACAATCCGGAATCGGCCGCACTCACCGGCACGCTCACCACGAGCGCGGTGGCGGGCGTCGCGACCTTCGCCGACCTGCGCCTCGATCGCGCGGGCACGGGCTACACCTTCATCGCCTCGGCGAACGCCGGCGCGCTCACGACCGAATCGGATCCGTTCTCGATCGGCGCCGGCAGTGCGCAGACGCTGGCCTTCACCGTCGGCCCGAGCGCGGCGGTGGCGGGCGCGTCGCTCTCGCCCGCGATCGTCGTGTCGGCGCGCGATGCCTTCGGCAACGTGGCCACCGGCTTCAACGGGAGCGTGTCGCTCGCCCTCGGCGCGAACGGCGCCGGTGCGACGCTGCTCGGGACGACCACGGTCGTCGCGGTCAACGGGATCGCGACCTTCGGCACGGTCCGGGTGGAGCGCGCGGCGGCCGGGCTGACGCTCGTCGCGAGCGCGGGCGGGTTCACCGACGCGACGAGCGCCGCCTTCACCGTCAGCGCGGCGAGCGCGACCACGTTGCGGTTCACGTCAGCGCCGTCCACCACCGCTTCCGCGGGCGTGCCGTTCGCGACGCAGCCGGTGGTGGTGCTCGACGACCAGTTCGGCAATCGCGTCGCGACCGCCGGGGTCGTCGTGACGGCGGCGGTCGCCTCTGGCACGGGCGCGACGCTCGCGAATGCCCAGGCCACGACCGATGCGACCGGCACGGCGACGTTCAGCGGTCTGACGATCACCGGCCCGAGTGGCGCGTACACGCTCGCATTCGCGGCATCGGGCCTCACGGGCGTCTCGTCGGGGTCGATCACGCTGGCGGCGGGCGGCCCGGCGCGGCTCGCGCTCGCGACCGCTCCGTCGCCGACGGTCACCAACGGTGCCGCGTTCCCCGTGGCGCCGGTCGTGCGCCTCGAGGATGCGGCGGGGAACGTGGTCGCACAGGCCGGCGTCGCGGTCGCCGTCGCACTCGCCTCCGGCGCCCCGGCGCTGAGCGGCACCCCGACGGTGCTCACCGACGCGAACGGACAGGCGTCGTTCACCGACCTCGTGCTCACCGGCGCGACCGGTGCGCGCACCCTCGCGTTCAGTGCCGCCGGCCTCGCCGGCGTGACGAGCGGCGCGATCAGCGTCATCGCGGGGTCGGCGACCGAGATGCTGGCGGTCGCGGGTGATGGGCAGTCGGCCACGGCAGGCAGCGCGGTCGCCATCGCCCCGTCGGTGCGTGTGCGTGACGAGAGCCAGAACCCCGTCGCCGGCGTGGACGTGACCTTCGCCGTCACGTCGGGCGGCGGCAGCATCGTGCCCGCAGCGACCGTGACGACCGACGCGAACGGTCTCGCCACGCTGACGTCGTGGACGCTCGGCGCGTCCGTCGGCACCAACACGCTCGAGGCGAGCGTCGCGGGCCTCACCGGCAGTCCGGTGCTCTTCACCGCGACGGGCACGGCCGGCGGCGCGACGCAGCTCGCGATCTCCGGCGGCGACAACCTCACCGGTCCGGTGGGCACCACGCTCGGCACCGCGCACGAGGTGCGCGTGACCGACGCGAACGGCAATCCGGTCGCCGGCGTGAGCATCACCTGGGCGGCGGTCGGCGGCGGCTCCGTCGCGCCGCTCGCCTCGGTCACCGACGCCGATGGCCGCGCGACCGCGGTGCGAACGCTCGGCGGGACGGCCGGTGCGCAGACGACCACCGCCTCGACGACGATCGGCGGTGGCCCGATGAGCGTCACCTTCACGGTGACCGCGACCGTCGGCGGCGCGACGCAGATGGCGCTCGCCGGTGGTGACCTCCAGGTCGACAGCGTCGGCTCCACCCTCGCGACGCCGCTCGCCGTGGTCGTCCGCGATGCGCTCAACAATCCGGTCCCCGGTGTCCTGATCTCGTGGGCGGTGGTCGATGGCGGCGGCAGTGTCGCGCCCGCCACCTCGACCACCGATGCCGCCGGCATCGCGACCGCGTCGTGGACGCTCGGCACCACGACGAGCGCGACCGACAGCACGCAGCTCGCGCGCGCGTCGGGCGTGGGCTCCCCGGTGAACTTCGTCGCGACCTCACGTCCTGGCGGCGTGAGCGTCGCGCAGACGACGGTCGCGGTGTCGCCCGCCTCGGTCGCCGCCTCGCGCGGCACGCCGGCGACGGTCACCGTCACCGCGCGCGACCGCTTCGGCAACATGGTCCCCGGCCGCACCGTCTCGCTCAGCGCGAACGGCGTGGGCAACACCATCGCGCAGCCCGCGGCGGTCACGGGGGCCAACGGCATCACCACCGGCGCGATCGGCGCGACCGCCAGTGGGGTGCGCACCATCGTCGCGAGCGTCGACGGGCTCACCGTCACGCAGCAGCCCACGCTGCTCGTCACCGCGGCCCCCGCGTCGGCGGTGGTCTTCACGAGCGTGCCGGCGACCGCGGTCTCCGGCGCCTCGCTCACGCCGGCCCCCGAGGTCGGCGTCGTCGACTCGCTCGGCAACCGCAACTTCACCTTCGTCGGGGCCATCACGCTCGGCCTCGCGGTGAATCCGGTGAGCGGCACGCTGAGCGGGACGCTCACGCGCAACGCCATCGCGGGCATCGCCACCTTCCCGGGCCTCGCGCTCGATCGCGCGGGCGCCGGCTACGTCCTCGTCGCGACCTCCGCCGGTCTCAACGGCGCGACGAGCGGCGCCATCGACGTCACCGCCGGCGGCGTCTCCGCCGCGCGGTCGCTGCTCACCGTCTCGACCGGCACGCTCGTGGCGGGGCTCGACACCGCGACCATCACCGTGACCGCGCGCGATGCGGCCGACAATCCCGTCGCCGGCGCCACCGTCACGCTCGCCGCGACCGGCGCCGCCAGCGCGCTCGAGCAGCCGCTCGCCGTCACCGACGCCAACGGCGTCGCGACGGGGCGCGTGAGTGCGACGCTGAGCGGGGCGCACACGATCTCCGCGACCATCGGCGCCGTCGCGGTCACGCAGACGCAGGTGGTGACCGTCGCGCCTGCGGCCGCCTCGGGCACCCTCTCCACGCTGACCGCGCTCCCGACGACGATCTCCGCGGGCGGCCAGACGAGCACGGTGACCGTCACCGCGCGCGACGCCTTCGGGAATGTCATCCCGGGCGCCACCGTCGTGCTCGCGGCGACCGGGGCGGGCAACACGATCGTCCAGCCCGGCGCGACCGACGCGAATGGCCAGGCGACCGGCACGCTCGCCTCGACCGCGGCCGGCACCAAGACCGTCACCGCGACCGTGAACGGCACGCCGCTGATCGCGAGCGTCGATGTCGTCATCGGCGCGGGCGCGGTCTCGAGCGCGGCCTCCACCATCGCCATCGCCCCCGACACGATCATCGCCGGCGGCGCCGCCAGCACGGTGACCGTCACCGCGCGCGACGCGAACGGCAATCCGATCGCCGGCGCCACGGTCGTGCTCGCATCGACGGGGACCGGCAACACCATCACGCAGCCCGTCGGCGTCACCGACGCGAACGGCGTCGCGACCGGCACGATCGCCGCGACCGCGAGCGGCAGCCGTTCCATCTCCGCCACCATCGGCGGCACCGCCGTCACCGCCACGGCCACGCTCGTGGTGCGGCCGGGGGCCGTCTCGCCCTCGCTCTCCACGCTCTCGCTCGACGCGACGAGCACCGCCGCCGGCGCCGCCGCGATCGCGATCACCGCGACCGCGCGCGATGCGAACGGCAACGTGATCCCCGGGCTCGCCGTCACCTTCGCGGCGACCGGCACCGGCAACACGCTCACGCAACCCGCCGCGCTCACCGACGTGAATGGTCGCGCCAGCGGTGCGATCGCCTCGACCGACGCGGGCGTGAAGACCGTCTCCGCGACGATCGACGGCGTGCCCGTCACGCAGACCGCGGACCTCACGGTGTCGGCGGGCGCGGTCTCGGCCGCGCAGTCGTCGCTCGTCGCCGCGCCCGACACGCTCAGCGCCGACGGCGGGGCGAGCACCATCACCGTCACCGCGCGCGACGCGAGCGGCAATCCGATTGCCGGCCTCGCCGTGGTGCTCGACGCGACGGGGACCGGCAACACGCTCACGCAACCCGTCGCGGTCACCGATGCCAACGGCGTGGCGACGGGCACGCTCGCGTCCACGGCGGCCGGCGCGAAGGTGATCACCGCGACCGTCGACGGCACCGCGATCGACCAGGCCGATACCGTCACCGTCACGGCGGGCGCGGTCGCGGCCGGCACGAGCACGGTCGTCGCGCTCCCCGACACGCTCAGCGCGGACGGCGGCGCGAGCACCATCACCGTCACCGCACGCGATGCGAACGGCAACCCGGTCGCCGGCCGCACGGTCGTGCTCGCCGCGACCGGCACCGGCAACACGCTCACGCAGCCCGTCGCGGTCACGGACGCGAACGGCGTCGCGACCGGTGCGCTCGCCGCGACCGGCGCCGGCGCGAAGGTCGTGACCGCGACGATCGACGGCACGCCCGTCACCGCGAGCGACACCGTCGTCGTGACGCCGGGCGCGTTCTCGGCGACGCTCTCGACCATCGCGACCTCCACGCCGACCATCTCGGCGGCCGTGGGGTCGGCGACCATCACCGTCACCGCGCATGATGCGAACGGCAACGCCATCCCCGGCCTCGCCGTGGTGCTCGCCGCGACCGGCACCGGCAACTCGCTCACGCAACCCGCCGCCGTCACCGACGCGAACGGCGTCGCCACCGGCAGCCTGAGCTCCACCGTCAGCGAGGCCAAGACCGTCTCGGCCACCGTGGGCGCCGTCGCGCTCGTCGCGACCACGACCGTCACCGTCGTCCCCGACGCCGTCTCGGCCGCGCAGTCGACCGTGAGCGTCGCGCCCGGCACCATCAGCGCCGACGGTGAGACCGCGACCGTCACCGTCACCGCGCGCGATGCGAGCGGCAACCCCGTCGCGGGCGTCTCCGTCGCGATCAGCGCGACCGGCAGCGGCAACACGATCGTCCAGCCCGTGGGCACGACCGGTGCGACCGGTGTCGCGACCGGCACCATCAGTGCGACCGCGACCGGCGCGCGCACCGTCTCGGCCACCGTCAACGGCGTCACCGTCACGCAGACCGCGGCCCTCACCGTGGCGCCCGGCGCCGTCTCGGCGAGCGTCAGCACCGTGAGCGCCGATCCGGCCTCGATCACCGCCGGCGGTGCGCCGAGCACGGTGACGGTGACCGCGCGCGATGCGAACGGCAAC
This window of the Gemmatimonadota bacterium genome carries:
- a CDS encoding carboxypeptidase regulatory-like domain-containing protein, whose product is MPHRPSRSRLLLATLVALATAPALHAQQFMGTVVLPDGATPVAGVLVVVSDSAGREVAQGVSGVEGRFALFVDSARTLTLTLHRTGFAPTVAATRRLAGDEVADLVAVLGATPIRIPALRRGATTCGRGNAEERAGLATALGEVRKVLLAAQSMIARNDVSTRFATFEHRVAKTGEDTLRSVMRRGTGALPSLFRATTSEELEAGGFFATIGGERVFRAPEPALLASEWFTSTHCFTAQPQGDSVVRLAFRPARERRGLVDLEGAYVLEARTLALQRVEFTYQGLRDEERLAAAGGVLEFLPLTNGDWLVTRWYHRFPLLGYRTSDGATTLVRTSMTLIDIVGHRVSGGRVLAVLHEQAPLMRADPVEGALATSEFGRACAERLGRQNTGAARGVLAQVDSESVSGILVRVTWDEPVVVDRTLFTKREHLREAFTDERGGFLVCDLPARRDLTLRWEARGQERTIPFTLPAAGTIVTVSRSPAP
- a CDS encoding alkaline phosphatase family protein, which translates into the protein MIRRPRGIAAALVVSALVSLAIPGSSAAAQRRTENVVLIVTDGLRWQDLYRGPERRLMSRALGGVGDTTELIREFWRDDPKERRARLFPFLWGEVAAKGALFGNQDVGSVARITNTYKFSYPGYSELLTGFFDPRIDSNGYPANPNVTVLEWLARQPRFRGKVGAIATWDVISNVINEARAGIDVLDGWEEPFPGAQGRDPRRAMVNELYRTSLRYWDEVAFDAPMQLATKEYIRLKQPRVLFVGYGETDEWAHARRYDLTLRSAHAVDAFIADLWRYMQGMRQYRGKTTFIITTDHGRGSGGDDWTSHGERVDGAEDIWVAVLGPDTPHLGEIRGGKAIKQGQVAATIAALLGLEADFVRFSPGSAPSIREVVR
- a CDS encoding YdeI/OmpD-associated family protein, giving the protein MASRDERIDAYIAKAQPFAVPILGHLRAIVHAACPEVEETIKWSFPNFMYRGSILCSMAAFKAHCAFGFWRGRQLAGVTDQHGAVMGDFGRIGSLKDLPSKTRLMALVKAAMRLNEAGVKRVAKKKAAPRKPLPVPKDLAAALGRDAKARQTFEAFSPSHRRDYIEWITEAKTDATRARRLATTLEWLAEGKSRNWKYE